From the Halanaerobiales bacterium genome, the window TCAGGAATTAGGATTTAATTTAAAAGAAGAATCTAAAATAGAAAAACGTAGTTTTAAGGAAATTTTAAGTGAGATTAAAGTATTGGCTTCAAATTTACAATTCTGGCTTTATTTTATATTGTTATTTGTTATGATGGGAAGTATAATGAGTCTTGCCGGTTTATGGATTGTACCTTTTATGATGCATACTTATAATTTATCAAGGAGTATAGCTGCTAATTTTTCTTTAATTTTAACTGTGGGTTTAATTACTACTTCTGTATTTTTAGGGTGGATAGAATTGAAATTTAAAAATAGAATTAGAATGATAAGATTTAGTGTTTTTACTGTTACTTTGAGTTGGATATATTTTATTTTTATCCAGGGAGGAAAACCTCCTATTATTCATTTGATATTATTGTTATTTATTATAGGTGGAGTTAGTTTATTTGTAATGGTTACTTTTGGAGTAATAAAAGAACTTTTTCCTCAATTAAAAGGTGGCTCAATGGGCCTGATTAATTTAGCACCTTTTTTAGGTACAATCTTTTTTAATTCTATTATTGGTTGGATTCTTGATAATACCTGGAAAGGGGAAATAATAAATGGAAGTAGAATTTACACTTTAGCTGGTTATCGCCAGGGATTTATGGTGATATTAATTTTGATGATATTGGTAATAGCTTTAACTTTTAGGTTAAAGAAACCTAAAAAATAATAATCTTAAAAATAAAGTATTTGTATAAAAAGGTATTTAAGGAACTTACATAGAATTTTATAATTGTATTGAGAAAGAGGAATAAAAAAGAAATAAGGTGGGGAAAATATGTGGACAAGAGCCGATTTAAAAAGTAGAGCTAAAAAAGTTTTGAAAGGTAATTACTGGCAGGCTTTTTTAGTTAGTCTGGTAATATTAATTACTGGCGGAAGCCATAATCGTGGAGAAGTAGGGAGTAGTGCTGGTAGTTCTGGAGGGGCAGAAGCTAGTGGAGGTGCATTTTTTGATTTTGAGATTGCTTTAATAGTAGGGACAGTGATTTTGTTAATTATAATATTAAGAATATTCATAGGATATGTATTGGAAGTAGGTGGCAGAAAATATTTTATTCAATTATCAGACGGTGAATCAGAAGTTTCCTGTTTAGGTTATGGTTTTAAAAATAATAATTATTTTAATATTTTTTGGACAATGTTATTAAGAAGTATTTTTGTAATATTATGGAGTTTACTATTAATAATTCCTGGAATTATTAAATTTTATGCTTATAGAATGGTGCCCTATATATTAGCTGATAACCCTGAAATGGGTCATAGAAAAGCAATAAAACTTAGTAATAAGATGACTCAGGGAGAAAAATGGGATATTTTTATATTAGATTTATCATTTTTAGGTTGGTTTATTTTAGGGTCATTATTTTTTGGTATAGGGATTTTCTTTGTTCAACCTTATTATGATGCAACAAATGCTGAGTTATATTTAAAATTAAGAAAAGAAGCAATAACTAATAATTTAGTAACTGAAAGAGAACTAAATTTAGAAACTGATAATTAATATTATCCTTCTCTTATTATAAGATTTATCCTACTAGATGGGGTGGATAAAATGGAAAGACTAAAAGTCATCATGCTTGGTTCAGGAAGTATTGTTCCTACTCCAGATAGAAATCATGCTGCAATCTGGATCAGACATGGACAGGATATTATACTCTGGGATTGTGGAGAAGGAACTCAACTTCAATTACAAAAAGCTGGTTTATCTTTTATGAATATTGATAGAATATTTATAACTCATTGGCATGCTGATCATTTTGCAGGATTAATTGGTTTATTAGAAACTCTTCATCTTGAAGGAAGAAAGAAAAAATTGCAAATTTTTGGACCTGAAGCCAATAAGTATTATAATATAATTTCTAATCTTCATCAGGGGAATGCTGGTTTTGAAATTGAGGTTACAGATGTTGATTTTAAAACACCTAAAGAAAAGGTTATAATAGATGAGAAAAATTATAGAATTAAGTCTGTTCCTGCCAACCATAATATTCCGGCTGTAGCTTATTGTTTAGAAGAAAAAGACAGGTGGAATATTGACATGGAAAAAGTTAAAGCTAATAATTTAACTGCCGGTCCAATATTGAGAAAAATAAAAAAAGAAGATAAAATTAACCATAAAGGAAAAACAATAAAATTAGAAGATATAGCAGTTTTAAATAAAGGAAGAAAAATAGTTTATTCCGGTGATACAGCTCCTTCTTTATTAATAGAAAAATTAGCTAAAAATGCTACAGTTTTAATACATGATTCTACATTTATAAATAAAAGTTGTGAACATCATTCAACAGTAAAAGAAGCTGCTCAATTGGGGAAAAGAGCCGGTGTAGAAAAATTGGTTTTAACTCATTATTCTAGAAGATATAAAGATTTAGATATTTTAAAAGAAATAGCATCTAATATTTATGATAAAGTGGAATTAGCTTCAGATTTATCAGAAATTTACAGTTGAAAATTCTAATTTAACATCAAATATTATTTCTTGAGGAGGAATAATAAATGGCACTAGAAAATGAAAAATATCAAAATTTACTTACTATTTTAAGAGATGGTCTTGCTCCTGCCCTGGGGTGTACTGAACCTATAGCTATAGCTTATTCTACTGCTTCTGCAGCTCAAAAAGCTGATGGTAAACTGGAAAAAATTGAAATCAGAGTAAATAGAAATATTTATAAAAATGGTTTAAGAGTAGGAATTCCAGGGACGGGAAAAACTGGTTTGTATATTGCTGCAGCTTTAGGATATTTAATAGGAGATCCTGCAAAAGAATTAGAAGTAATTGAAGGTGTTAATGATAAGGATATAAAAAGGGCTGAAAATTTAATAGATGAAAATAAAATAGAGATAAATATAGTAGAAGGAATAGAAAGATTATTTATTGAAAGTAAAATTATTACTGATAAAAAGAATGCTAGAGCAATAACTATTGATAAGCATCTAAATATAATTGAAATTGAAACAGGTCAAGAATTCAATGAATTTGAAATTCATAATAAAGAAAAAAAAGAATCAGACTATGATCTAAAAGAATATACGCTTAAAGATATTTTTGAGTTTGCAGATCAGGTAAAATTATCTGAATTAGCTATTATAGAGAAAGGTATTAATTTATCTTATGAAATAGTTGAAAAAGGAAAAGAAAGAGGTGTTGCTCTAGGAGATTCATTGCAAAAAATGATTGATAGTGGATTATCTAATGATAATATGATGAATAGAGCTCAATTACTTGCAGCTACAGCTTCTGAGGCTAGAATGAGTGGTTGTAAAAAGGCAGTTATGTCAAATTCAGGTAGTGGTAATCAGGGAATTACTGCATTTTTAACAATTTTAGGAGCATCAGAAGTAAAAGATATTAGTGAAGAAAAACTTTATCGTTCTTTAGTAGTAAGTAATCTAGTAACAATGTATATAAAATCATATTTAGGTGTTTTATCTGCGATGTGTGGAGCGGCAGTTGCTGCTGGTACAGGTTCAAGTGTAGGAATAACCTATATGTTAGGTGGCGATCTTGAAGATGCTTTTCATACTACCCGGAATATGTTAGGAACCATAACAGGAATTATTTGTGATGGAGCTAAAGATGGATGTGCCTATAAAGTTGCCTTATCTTCAAGATGGGCTGTACAATCTGCAATATTAGCTCTAGATAATACTTATATTCCTTCTAAAGATGGAATTCTTGCAGATAGTTTTGAAAAAATAATTGAAAACCTTGGAAGAGTGAATGATGGGATGACCAATACTGATGAGACTATAATGGAAATAATGTTGGAAAATGAATAAAAAAGAAGGTGAAAAACTTGCAGATAATTACAATTTCTCGTCAGGCTGAAAGTTCAGGAGATGCAATAGCTAAAAAATTGGCTCAAAAACTAGGATTCAAATTAATTGATCATGATTATGTTTTTGAAAACTGGTTAGCAGGGGTTGCTAATGATCATCAACTTCATATGTTAAAACAAAGTTCTAAATTTTATAATAAACCTATCGATAAAAAAGCTAAAAATAAAACCACTTTTGCTGAATATATTAGTAATAAAATGCAAGAATTAGCTGAAACTGAAAATGTCGTGATTCTTTGTTTGGGTTCTCAAATTATTTTTAGAGACAATCCTAGAGCTATTCATATTAAAATATTAGCTTCTAAAGAATATAGGATACAAAAAACCTGTAATAAATATGGATTAAATTATGATCAGGCTGAAAGGACTATAGATTTAAGTGACCGAAAACATAGACGTTATTTATGGAGAGTTTTTGAGGCAGATTGGTTAGATCCCACTCTTTATCATATTTGTCTTAATAGTGATGGATTTAATTTAGATGAAGCAGTAAATTTATTAATAACATTAATAGATCAGAAGAAAGAAGATCCTAAACCTCTGAATAAAAAAATTGAAAATATAGTAAAAAAGGATGGGCATGAAGATTATAATTTTGCTCATGCTAGTGAAAAAGAATTTGCAAAAATCCTGGATATGCATCATATAAATTGGGAATATGAGCCAACAGAATTTCCCCTAGAATGGGATGCAGAAGGAAATGTGACAATGGGTATTAGACCTGATTTTTATTTAGCAGATTATAATACTTATATTGAACTAACGACTATGAAAAGAAAGTATGTAACTGAAAAAAACAAAAAAATAAGACTTTTAAGAGAAAATTATCCAGACATTAAGGTTAAAATTGTTTATAAAAAAGATTTTCATAAATTAATAGAAAAATTTGATTTTAATAAGGGAGAAGAAAAAGATGAAAGATAAAAATTTAGGTAAGGTAATTATTACTGAAGAAGAGTTAAAAAAAAGAATAAAAGAATTGGCTGTAAAAATAAGCAATGACTATCGAGAAAATGAGTTAATTATTATTAGTATAATGAAAAGTTCTCTTTATTTTATGGCAGATTTAACAAGAAAACTTGATAATTCAATAAAACTAGATTTTCTTGAACTAAGTCATTATTCTCATAATAATGAATCAGGTGAAATCAGAGTAACTAGAGATTTGGAATTTAGTATTTCTAATAAGGATGTTTTGATATTAGAAAATATAATTAATACAGGATTAACTCATAATTACTTGCGTAAAAATTTAAAATCAAGAAATCCAAAAAGCCTAAAAATTTGTACTCTTTTAAATAATGTAGAGAAAAAATTAGTTGAAATTCCAGTTGAATATAGTGGTTTTGAAATTTCAAGTGGTTTTGTAGTTGGGTATGGGTTGGATTATAAAGAACGGTATAGAAACTTACCTTATATTGTGGAATATAATAGAGATAAATAAAATGTTTTTAAAATGAGTAATATTGAAAGTATAATAAAGATTGAGAATGTAATTGTGAGATATTCAACCCAGAAGCAGAAATAAACAAGTTGACTTTTTATACATTATAATCTATAATTATTGATACAAGGTCCTGAGGGATTCTGAAGATGGACTGTTCAAAAGAGTTTTTTTGAAAAACTTATTCAAGTAAGTCTTGGTGAGATTTAGTGTAAAACTGTAGATCTTACTATTAATGGCAACTTGAAAGAAATTGTCTAAGGGATAGAATTCTTTAGATGATATTTTTTCTGGAAGTCAGATTAATAGTAAAGTAAGTCTAAATCAAACTAATATAGAAAGAATAAGTTAAGTAGAAAAAATAATCATGAGCAGAAAATCAAAGGTTCGTCAGGGCCTTGATTTTTTTGTGTCTTTTTTTAGTAGTACAAAAAATTTTATTTAAAACTTGACAAAATTACTTAGGTATGTTAATTTAAGAACAGATACCACAGATGGGTATATAGCTTTGAAAAATTAATTAGAGAGTTCAAGATAAACAAAAATTTTTATTCATCAATGATAATGACTTTCAATTAATTTAAATAAATTTATAAAAAGGGGATAAATATGATTGAAAAATTTGATTTAAAAAATAGGGGAAATGATATAAGAATAGCATTAGCTGGTAATCCTAATTCAGGAAAAACAACACTTTTTAATGAAATGACAGGAGCCAGCCAACATGTAGGGAATTGGTCAGGGGTTACTGTAGAAAAAAAGATTGGAAAAAGTTTCTATAATGAGTTTGAATTTGAGATAGTAGATCTACCTGGAATTTATTCTTTAGGAGCTTTATCAGAGGATGAAGTTGTAGCTCGTGATTTTTTATTAAATGGAGATTATAATCTTGTTTTAGATATTATTAATTCAGTTAATTTAGAAAGAAATTTATTTTTTACAGTTCAATTGTTAGAAATGGGAGTAGATTTAATTGCAGTTTTAAATATGGCAGATGAAGCTAAAAAAAAGAGAATAAAAATAGATAAAAATAAATTATCTGAAAGATTGGGAATTGAGGTTGTAGAAACGGTTGCTAAAAAAGGAAAAGGTTTAGATGACTTATTTTCTAAAATACTTAAAGATTATGATTCAAAAAAAGAAGCATTAAAAATAGATTATGGTGAAGATATTGAAACTCTAATAACTAAGATAAAAGCTGAATTTAAAAATATAAACTTTTCTGGAATCATTAATCAGCGTTGGTTGGCTTTAAAATTAATAGAAAGAGATCCAGAAATTGAAGAATTCATCAAAAAAGAAGTCGGTAATTCTATATTAAGAAAAATAAAATCTCTTATCTCTAAAAAAGAATTAAAATTAGAAAAACGATTTGAAAGTATAATAACTTCCAAAAAATATGAGTTTATAGATTTAATAATTGAAGAATGTGTTAGTGAACCAGCGGAAGAAGAAAAACCTGATAGTATTTCTGACAAAATAGATAAAATAGTAACAAATAAGTATTTAGGTATTCCAATTTTTATGTTTGTTATGTGGAGTATTTTTAAATTAACCTTTACTTTAGGTAATCCATTAATAGGTTATATAGAAAAGTTTTTTGAGTTAAGTGGAAGATGGATTGGACAATTTTTAATAAATTTAGGTTTCCCAGAAATGTTGACTTCTTTTATAACTGATGGAATAATTGGTGGGGTTGGTTCAGTTTTAGTATTTATTCCAAATATTATACTTTTATTTTTGGCTATTGCTATTTTAGAAGATAGTGGATATATGGCCAGAGCTGCTTATGTGATGGATAAAATTATGAGTAAGATTGGATTACACGGGAAATCATTTATACCAATGATTATTGGATTTGGCTGTAATGTTCCGGGAGTTATGGCTACAAGGACTCTTGATAGTAAAAGAGATAAATTAATTTCAATTTTAATTAATCCACTTATGTCCTGTTCAGCTCGCTTACCAGTATATGTTGTTTTTGCTGGAGCTTTATTTCCAAAAAATGGAGGGTTGGTTGTTTTTTCACTCTATTTAATGGGTATTGTTCTTGCAGTTGTTATGGCAAGTATATTTAATAAGTTTTTCTTCGAAGGAGAAAGATCAGCTTTTATTATGGAACTACCACCATATAGAATACCAACTTTAAAAAGTGTATTTATACAAATGTGGAAAAAAGCCAGTGCATTTGTTAAAAAAGCAGGAACAATTATTTTTTCAGTTGTAGTTTTGATCTGGGTATTGGCTAACTTACCTCTAGGAGTGGAATATGCTTCTGCCCAGAGTATTATTGGTAGATTTGGGCAGTTGATTGCTCCCATATTTGCACCTCTTGGTTTTGGAAACTGGCAGGCAGCCTCCTCTTTAATATTTGGGATTTTAGCAAAAGAAGTAGTTGTTGGAACTTTAGGTGTTGTTTATTCAGCTGGTGAGAGTGGTTTAAGGTCTGTTTTAAGTGCTAATTTTTCTCCTCTGGCAGCTTACTCTTTTATGACTATGGTCTTGATTTATACTCCCTGTATTGCAACTTTAGGAACGATAAAATCTGAAACAAATTCCTGGAAATGGCCTCTAATAAGTGCCAGTTATCTTTTTATTTTGGCCTGGATAGTATCTTTTTTAATTTATCAATTGGGTTCATTGCTTGGTATTGGAATTTAGAAGGAGGAAGCTAAATGGAATATTTATTTTTATCGTTGCTTGGCATAGCCAGTTCCTATTATATAATAAAAA encodes:
- the feoB gene encoding ferrous iron transport protein B, with amino-acid sequence MIEKFDLKNRGNDIRIALAGNPNSGKTTLFNEMTGASQHVGNWSGVTVEKKIGKSFYNEFEFEIVDLPGIYSLGALSEDEVVARDFLLNGDYNLVLDIINSVNLERNLFFTVQLLEMGVDLIAVLNMADEAKKKRIKIDKNKLSERLGIEVVETVAKKGKGLDDLFSKILKDYDSKKEALKIDYGEDIETLITKIKAEFKNINFSGIINQRWLALKLIERDPEIEEFIKKEVGNSILRKIKSLISKKELKLEKRFESIITSKKYEFIDLIIEECVSEPAEEEKPDSISDKIDKIVTNKYLGIPIFMFVMWSIFKLTFTLGNPLIGYIEKFFELSGRWIGQFLINLGFPEMLTSFITDGIIGGVGSVLVFIPNIILLFLAIAILEDSGYMARAAYVMDKIMSKIGLHGKSFIPMIIGFGCNVPGVMATRTLDSKRDKLISILINPLMSCSARLPVYVVFAGALFPKNGGLVVFSLYLMGIVLAVVMASIFNKFFFEGERSAFIMELPPYRIPTLKSVFIQMWKKASAFVKKAGTIIFSVVVLIWVLANLPLGVEYASAQSIIGRFGQLIAPIFAPLGFGNWQAASSLIFGILAKEVVVGTLGVVYSAGESGLRSVLSANFSPLAAYSFMTMVLIYTPCIATLGTIKSETNSWKWPLISASYLFILAWIVSFLIYQLGSLLGIGI
- a CDS encoding DUF975 family protein encodes the protein MWTRADLKSRAKKVLKGNYWQAFLVSLVILITGGSHNRGEVGSSAGSSGGAEASGGAFFDFEIALIVGTVILLIIILRIFIGYVLEVGGRKYFIQLSDGESEVSCLGYGFKNNNYFNIFWTMLLRSIFVILWSLLLIIPGIIKFYAYRMVPYILADNPEMGHRKAIKLSNKMTQGEKWDIFILDLSFLGWFILGSLFFGIGIFFVQPYYDATNAELYLKLRKEAITNNLVTERELNLETDN
- a CDS encoding L-serine ammonia-lyase, iron-sulfur-dependent, subunit alpha, with protein sequence MALENEKYQNLLTILRDGLAPALGCTEPIAIAYSTASAAQKADGKLEKIEIRVNRNIYKNGLRVGIPGTGKTGLYIAAALGYLIGDPAKELEVIEGVNDKDIKRAENLIDENKIEINIVEGIERLFIESKIITDKKNARAITIDKHLNIIEIETGQEFNEFEIHNKEKKESDYDLKEYTLKDIFEFADQVKLSELAIIEKGINLSYEIVEKGKERGVALGDSLQKMIDSGLSNDNMMNRAQLLAATASEARMSGCKKAVMSNSGSGNQGITAFLTILGASEVKDISEEKLYRSLVVSNLVTMYIKSYLGVLSAMCGAAVAAGTGSSVGITYMLGGDLEDAFHTTRNMLGTITGIICDGAKDGCAYKVALSSRWAVQSAILALDNTYIPSKDGILADSFEKIIENLGRVNDGMTNTDETIMEIMLENE
- a CDS encoding ribonuclease Z produces the protein MERLKVIMLGSGSIVPTPDRNHAAIWIRHGQDIILWDCGEGTQLQLQKAGLSFMNIDRIFITHWHADHFAGLIGLLETLHLEGRKKKLQIFGPEANKYYNIISNLHQGNAGFEIEVTDVDFKTPKEKVIIDEKNYRIKSVPANHNIPAVAYCLEEKDRWNIDMEKVKANNLTAGPILRKIKKEDKINHKGKTIKLEDIAVLNKGRKIVYSGDTAPSLLIEKLAKNATVLIHDSTFINKSCEHHSTVKEAAQLGKRAGVEKLVLTHYSRRYKDLDILKEIASNIYDKVELASDLSEIYS
- a CDS encoding MFS transporter; the encoded protein is MQEVNLKKYRKKMWFILSFGFLLAFFHRYSIGVLSNILSEEMGLTAANLGLLTSMYFYAYAFLQVPVGILGDKYGVKIVTTFGMIFMGIGAFLFGISGSMLTVSLARLLIGIGSACFFISILKMIAIWFPPTQFTKYNGWTSVMGNIGALLAASPFSFFLEIVNWRTSFFIFSGISIIMAILIWRYVYDYPQELGFNLKEESKIEKRSFKEILSEIKVLASNLQFWLYFILLFVMMGSIMSLAGLWIVPFMMHTYNLSRSIAANFSLILTVGLITTSVFLGWIELKFKNRIRMIRFSVFTVTLSWIYFIFIQGGKPPIIHLILLLFIIGGVSLFVMVTFGVIKELFPQLKGGSMGLINLAPFLGTIFFNSIIGWILDNTWKGEIINGSRIYTLAGYRQGFMVILILMILVIALTFRLKKPKK
- the hpt gene encoding hypoxanthine phosphoribosyltransferase, with the protein product MKDKNLGKVIITEEELKKRIKELAVKISNDYRENELIIISIMKSSLYFMADLTRKLDNSIKLDFLELSHYSHNNESGEIRVTRDLEFSISNKDVLILENIINTGLTHNYLRKNLKSRNPKSLKICTLLNNVEKKLVEIPVEYSGFEISSGFVVGYGLDYKERYRNLPYIVEYNRDK
- a CDS encoding cytidylate kinase family protein encodes the protein MKNLQIITISRQAESSGDAIAKKLAQKLGFKLIDHDYVFENWLAGVANDHQLHMLKQSSKFYNKPIDKKAKNKTTFAEYISNKMQELAETENVVILCLGSQIIFRDNPRAIHIKILASKEYRIQKTCNKYGLNYDQAERTIDLSDRKHRRYLWRVFEADWLDPTLYHICLNSDGFNLDEAVNLLITLIDQKKEDPKPLNKKIENIVKKDGHEDYNFAHASEKEFAKILDMHHINWEYEPTEFPLEWDAEGNVTMGIRPDFYLADYNTYIELTTMKRKYVTEKNKKIRLLRENYPDIKVKIVYKKDFHKLIEKFDFNKGEEKDER